One genomic segment of Ignavibacteriota bacterium includes these proteins:
- a CDS encoding TolC family protein, giving the protein MRSVYFFLIAILFFTEANYSQHKSKNIIHLSLDDIIEISKTDNLSLKSKILEYEYQNLETWKSYSNFLPTLSYQGLATNNLELPVFVFMGQQFVVGTKFTFQHSIDLSLPLFTGGSRWFNLNIQTNIKKSLSEELKGKEQEVVLQSLQAYYGTILANSLLKTSYEAVEVSKSNLEQVKKYYDAGTATELDLQRAKAQYAASLPSLEKAKSQKLLGLQRLKFLLNISLDDSLIVTDSLNQKDFLNDYKLSSLDELKKVSEENRFDIKSIQYKLAATKQGENIALGSFTPIIAASANLAHQAQLDNSQVMWNDYIRSKSISLSMIWPLFEGGKKILNYQQAKIQTEQMKIMLEQADKGRILNVEENYYNFSESVKTLESLKEAMIQSRESLRLSNLLYAEGMSTQLDVLNTQFLNTSNQTQYYQGIFNFNISQLNLLYSMGVLNKIWE; this is encoded by the coding sequence ATGAGAAGCGTATATTTTTTCTTAATTGCAATTTTATTTTTTACCGAAGCAAATTATTCTCAACACAAATCTAAAAACATAATTCATCTTTCGCTGGATGATATTATTGAGATTTCCAAAACTGATAACTTATCACTCAAATCAAAAATATTGGAATATGAATATCAGAATTTAGAAACATGGAAGTCTTACTCAAATTTTTTACCTACGTTAAGTTATCAAGGATTAGCAACAAATAATTTGGAACTACCGGTTTTTGTTTTTATGGGTCAGCAGTTTGTTGTTGGAACAAAATTTACTTTTCAACATTCAATTGATCTCTCTCTCCCTTTATTTACCGGCGGATCACGATGGTTTAATTTAAATATCCAAACGAATATTAAGAAATCTCTAAGCGAAGAATTAAAAGGCAAAGAGCAAGAAGTTGTATTGCAATCACTTCAAGCTTATTATGGAACTATTTTAGCAAATTCATTATTAAAAACTTCGTATGAAGCAGTTGAAGTTTCAAAATCAAATTTAGAACAAGTCAAAAAATATTATGATGCCGGAACTGCAACCGAGTTGGATTTGCAAAGAGCAAAAGCACAATATGCTGCTTCATTACCAAGTTTAGAAAAAGCTAAATCTCAAAAATTGCTTGGTTTACAAAGATTAAAATTTCTGTTAAATATTTCTTTAGATGATTCTTTAATTGTTACTGATTCGCTGAATCAAAAAGATTTTCTAAATGATTACAAACTTTCTTCTCTTGATGAATTAAAAAAAGTTTCCGAAGAAAATAGATTTGATATAAAATCTATTCAATACAAGTTAGCAGCAACAAAACAAGGAGAAAATATTGCGCTTGGAAGTTTTACTCCAATTATCGCTGCTTCGGCAAATCTTGCGCATCAAGCCCAGCTTGATAATTCACAAGTTATGTGGAATGATTACATTCGTTCTAAATCAATTTCACTATCTATGATTTGGCCTTTGTTTGAAGGCGGAAAGAAAATTCTAAATTATCAACAAGCAAAAATTCAAACCGAGCAAATGAAAATTATGCTTGAACAAGCTGATAAAGGAAGAATTCTAAATGTTGAAGAAAATTATTACAATTTCTCTGAATCCGTGAAAACTCTTGAAAGTTTAAAGGAAGCAATGATTCAATCAAGAGAAAGTTTACGACTTTCAAATTTACTTTATGCAGAAGGAATGAGCACACAATTAGATGTATTAAATACTCAATTTTTAAATACATCAAATCAAACTCAATATTATCAAGGAATTTTTAATTTCAATATAAGTCAGCTAAATCTATTATACTCAATGGGTGTATTGAATAAAATTTGGGAATAA
- a CDS encoding TetR/AcrR family transcriptional regulator — protein MKEIQEKIVSNETKNKIFNAAAELFARDGFYKVSVREICGAANVTKPVLYYYFKDKETLLEELIKETYSKVDELVVKYLNNQENLELMLRNLIKLYIEFLTNYPHLTRFSAIIQSTNVPSRILEMKLNRYKSEMGKLISIIKSNQKLGIISKQCNPETLTINFIGTIVMYIGEFLIFNLSIKELNKKLNNFIEFWINTFIIKEIAE, from the coding sequence ATGAAAGAAATTCAAGAAAAAATAGTTTCCAACGAAACAAAAAATAAAATATTTAACGCTGCTGCAGAATTATTTGCGCGCGATGGTTTTTACAAAGTTTCCGTTAGAGAAATTTGCGGTGCTGCAAATGTAACAAAACCGGTTCTTTACTATTATTTTAAAGATAAAGAAACATTGCTCGAAGAATTAATTAAAGAAACATATTCAAAGGTAGATGAGCTTGTTGTTAAATATTTGAATAACCAAGAAAATCTTGAATTAATGCTTAGAAATTTGATAAAACTTTATATCGAATTTCTTACAAATTATCCGCACCTAACAAGATTCTCGGCAATTATTCAATCTACAAATGTTCCATCTCGAATTTTAGAAATGAAATTGAACAGATATAAATCGGAAATGGGAAAATTAATTTCAATTATAAAATCAAATCAGAAATTAGGAATAATCTCCAAACAATGTAATCCCGAAACATTAACAATAAATTTTATTGGAACAATTGTAATGTACATTGGCGAATTTTTAATTTTTAATTTATCGATAAAAGAGCTGAACAAAAAACTTAACAATTTTATTGAATTCTGGATAAATACATTTATTATAAAAGAGATTGCGGAGTAA
- a CDS encoding YihY/virulence factor BrkB family protein: MKNISQQIRKYIKFFTEDIWRIRLSELKGKKAFFIKQQRIIILSIRNFRDNNCVLKSSALTFYSMLSIVPVVAILFGIFKGFGLQSQLEKLLLDNFKDYEAVMIKIVNYSNILLENTKGGLIAGIGIILLLYTVIKLLNNIEYSLNDIWKFKTSRTVARQFSDFLAILFLAPLFFVLSSGLTVFISVFIDDLTEQYKLLGMMVPLISFILKILPYFIIWILFTLFYVVMPNGPVNYLAAFIAAIISGTLYQVVQFLYVTFQIGIASYNAIYGSFAVFPLFLIWLQTSWLIFLFGAEISYSIQNISNYEFEADSKKINYYQKRLISLAIAQVVIKNFQLGNKALSTNEIAGKLGIPIILTDKIISEFVEAGLFSKIYLEKEKKYLYQPAKDLQYFTVNYVSETLEKRGSKIPLKRNNEFNSIIEITEKMSKLISDSSENKLLTEL; the protein is encoded by the coding sequence ATGAAAAATATATCTCAACAAATAAGAAAGTACATCAAATTTTTTACGGAAGATATTTGGAGAATTAGACTTAGTGAGTTAAAAGGTAAAAAAGCTTTTTTTATTAAGCAGCAAAGAATTATCATTCTTTCAATTCGAAATTTCCGAGACAATAATTGTGTTTTAAAATCTTCCGCACTTACGTTTTATTCGATGCTGTCTATTGTTCCCGTTGTTGCAATTTTATTTGGAATTTTTAAAGGTTTCGGACTTCAATCACAATTGGAAAAATTACTGCTCGATAATTTCAAAGATTATGAAGCTGTAATGATTAAAATTGTCAATTACTCCAACATACTTTTAGAAAATACAAAAGGCGGATTGATTGCCGGCATTGGAATTATTTTATTGCTTTACACCGTAATAAAATTATTAAACAATATTGAATATTCTTTAAACGATATTTGGAAATTTAAAACTTCCAGAACCGTTGCGCGGCAGTTCAGCGATTTTTTAGCAATACTTTTTTTGGCTCCTTTGTTCTTCGTACTTTCCAGCGGATTAACAGTTTTCATAAGTGTTTTTATTGATGATTTAACAGAGCAATATAAATTACTTGGAATGATGGTTCCGTTAATTTCATTTATTTTAAAAATACTTCCTTACTTTATTATTTGGATTTTGTTCACACTTTTTTATGTTGTTATGCCAAATGGTCCGGTAAATTATTTAGCAGCATTTATTGCAGCAATTATCTCCGGAACACTTTATCAAGTTGTACAATTTTTATATGTAACTTTTCAAATTGGAATTGCAAGCTACAATGCTATTTACGGAAGTTTTGCTGTGTTTCCTTTGTTTCTTATATGGCTTCAAACAAGCTGGTTAATATTTCTTTTTGGTGCAGAAATTTCTTACTCAATTCAGAACATTAGTAATTATGAATTTGAAGCAGATTCAAAAAAAATTAACTATTATCAGAAAAGATTAATTTCTCTGGCAATTGCACAAGTTGTAATTAAAAATTTTCAATTGGGAAATAAAGCTTTATCTACAAATGAAATTGCAGGAAAGTTGGGAATTCCAATAATTCTAACTGATAAAATAATTTCTGAATTTGTTGAAGCAGGATTGTTTTCAAAAATTTATCTGGAAAAAGAAAAAAAATATTTATATCAGCCGGCAAAGGATTTGCAATATTTTACTGTGAATTATGTTTCGGAAACTTTAGAAAAACGCGGTTCAAAAATTCCGTTAAAAAGAAATAATGAATTTAATTCAATTATTGAAATTACAGAAAAGATGTCGAAATTAATTTCGGATTCTTCAGAAAATAAATTATTGACAGAATTATAA
- a CDS encoding heavy-metal-associated domain-containing protein — translation MKNLFKYFILVLFAACSANLDPNNLKVVTFDTSIHCENCVNTMLDNLPKEAGVVDLKVELNEKLVTLVFNSEETTVEKLAEKINELGYSAYVKSINEFKKN, via the coding sequence GTGAAAAATTTATTTAAATATTTTATATTAGTTTTATTTGCAGCATGCAGTGCAAATTTAGATCCAAATAATTTAAAAGTTGTTACGTTTGATACATCAATTCATTGTGAAAATTGTGTAAATACGATGTTGGATAATTTACCGAAAGAAGCCGGAGTAGTTGATTTGAAAGTTGAACTGAATGAAAAACTTGTAACTTTAGTTTTTAATTCCGAAGAAACAACTGTTGAAAAATTAGCAGAAAAAATTAACGAACTTGGATATTCTGCTTATGTAAAAAGTATAAATGAATTTAAGAAAAATTAA
- a CDS encoding TonB-dependent receptor, whose protein sequence is MKYILIIFLFCVSAIFPQKLKGIVYENIDAKISPLPGVNVFWQNTTIGTTTNSEGNFEIIKTSAVSANLIISYVTFKPDTIIVKKSETFIEIILTENLELDEITVSVKTKGTEFDDLNPILTQTLFNKEFKKAACCNLSESFETNASVDVSYTDAVSGAKQIKLLGLDGKYSQIMTENIPNLRGLATAYGIYFVPGPWMESIQISKGTASVVNGFESTTGQINIEFKKSILPNSFYADLFSTDQLKNDVNAISTININDNLSTTLFLHGEYFGKTVDHNNDSFLDHPNVRQINILNRWNYEDYKNWHIAATLNYITEERYGGQIGFGSENNSNKYRNIINTNRFQIWSKIGYMFSNQSNSSIGFINMLTTHKQNSTFGNRIYNSDEVSYYSNLIFESQIFNQNNKINAGLSLAYDNIDEYFINENFNKYEFIPGAFFQYTFQPIENLSFIGGVRADNNNKFGMFFTPRFHARYSPLANTALRFTIGKGYRTSNIISENISLLASSRNFIFTKNLKMEEALNYGINLTQYFHLFGKELSINAEYYRTEFINKVVVDIDQNPHEVNFYNLDGKSFANNFQIELNYEFISNLDFTGAVRYSDSKTTFDGKLLTDPLNKKFKGLISLSYLTKLRLWQFDLTAQFNGSSRIPKLSENIFFENGTKSPSYVNMMAQVTHYLKGWEIFLGIENITDFTQSQIIISAYDPFGQDYDSSMIWGPIEGRKFYLGFRLTLK, encoded by the coding sequence ATGAAATATATTTTAATCATTTTTCTCTTTTGCGTTTCTGCAATATTTCCGCAAAAGCTGAAAGGAATTGTTTACGAAAATATTGATGCAAAAATTTCACCGCTTCCGGGCGTTAATGTTTTTTGGCAAAATACTACAATTGGAACAACAACAAATTCCGAAGGAAATTTTGAAATAATTAAAACTTCGGCAGTTTCTGCAAACTTGATTATCAGTTATGTTACTTTCAAACCGGATACAATAATTGTTAAAAAGTCTGAAACTTTTATTGAGATAATTCTTACAGAAAATCTTGAGCTTGATGAAATTACTGTTTCCGTAAAAACCAAAGGAACCGAATTTGATGATTTAAATCCGATATTAACCCAAACACTTTTTAATAAGGAATTTAAAAAAGCCGCTTGCTGTAATTTATCTGAAAGTTTTGAAACTAATGCTTCGGTTGATGTTTCTTACACCGATGCAGTTTCCGGAGCTAAGCAAATTAAGCTCTTGGGACTTGATGGAAAGTACAGTCAAATTATGACGGAAAACATTCCAAATTTAAGAGGACTTGCTACCGCGTATGGAATTTATTTTGTTCCGGGTCCGTGGATGGAATCAATTCAAATTTCAAAAGGAACTGCTTCAGTAGTTAACGGATTTGAATCAACAACCGGACAAATAAATATTGAGTTTAAAAAATCCATTCTGCCAAATTCTTTTTATGCAGATTTGTTTTCCACAGATCAACTTAAAAATGATGTGAACGCAATTTCAACAATTAATATTAATGATAATCTTTCAACAACTTTATTTCTTCACGGAGAATATTTTGGTAAAACTGTAGATCACAATAATGATAGTTTTTTGGATCATCCGAATGTTAGACAAATTAATATTTTAAATAGATGGAATTATGAGGACTATAAAAATTGGCATATTGCTGCAACCCTTAATTATATTACCGAAGAAAGATACGGCGGACAAATTGGTTTTGGTTCAGAAAATAATTCCAATAAATACAGAAATATTATAAATACAAATCGTTTTCAAATTTGGTCAAAAATTGGTTATATGTTTTCCAATCAATCCAACTCCAGCATTGGATTTATTAATATGCTAACAACACATAAACAAAATTCAACTTTCGGCAATAGAATTTATAATTCAGATGAAGTTAGTTATTATTCAAATTTAATTTTTGAATCGCAAATTTTTAATCAAAATAATAAAATCAATGCCGGACTAAGCTTAGCTTATGATAATATTGATGAATATTTTATTAACGAAAACTTCAACAAATATGAATTTATTCCCGGAGCATTTTTTCAATATACTTTTCAGCCAATAGAAAATTTATCTTTCATCGGCGGAGTTCGCGCAGACAACAATAATAAATTCGGAATGTTTTTTACTCCGAGATTTCATGCGAGATATTCGCCGTTAGCCAATACTGCATTGCGTTTTACAATCGGTAAAGGTTATAGAACATCAAATATAATTTCAGAAAATATTTCTTTGTTGGCTTCATCAAGAAATTTTATTTTTACTAAAAATTTGAAAATGGAAGAGGCATTAAATTATGGAATAAATCTTACGCAATATTTCCATTTGTTTGGTAAGGAATTATCAATCAACGCTGAATATTATAGAACCGAATTTATAAATAAAGTTGTTGTTGATATTGATCAAAATCCGCACGAAGTAAATTTTTATAATTTAGATGGAAAATCTTTCGCAAATAATTTTCAAATAGAATTAAATTATGAGTTTATTTCAAATTTGGATTTTACCGGAGCAGTAAGATATTCAGATTCTAAAACTACTTTTGATGGAAAATTATTGACTGATCCGCTTAATAAAAAATTCAAAGGATTGATTTCATTATCATATTTAACAAAATTAAGATTATGGCAATTTGATTTAACCGCACAATTTAACGGCTCATCTAGAATTCCAAAACTTTCCGAAAATATATTTTTCGAAAATGGAACCAAATCGCCTTCTTATGTAAATATGATGGCACAAGTTACACATTACCTAAAAGGCTGGGAAATATTTTTAGGAATTGAAAATATTACTGATTTTACACAATCGCAAATAATTATTTCTGCCTATGATCCGTTTGGTCAAGATTATGATTCATCAATGATTTGGGGACCAATTGAAGGACGAAAATTTTATTTGGGTTTTAGATTAACTTTAAAATAA
- the ccsA gene encoding cytochrome c biogenesis protein CcsA, giving the protein MIYKSILFVLMVIVIITGISFPIVLKPSVWYEIPNIPGLEEKAKIIFFHVPTAWLSVIAFLMAMIYGIKYLRNQNLDDDAKSNAALQLGMIFTILATVTGSIWAKFTWGAFWHWDPRETSIFILLLIYGSLFALRSAVENEDKRAKLSAVYSIIAFLTVPFFIFIMPRIMSGLHPGSANDDNAGPVVDFKMNGTMQIIFYTSLIAFTMFYYWMWKIGYKSIIIKDRLLKKII; this is encoded by the coding sequence ATGATATATAAATCAATTCTTTTTGTCTTAATGGTAATTGTTATAATTACCGGAATTTCATTTCCAATTGTGCTTAAACCATCGGTTTGGTATGAAATTCCAAACATTCCCGGTTTGGAAGAAAAAGCAAAAATTATTTTTTTTCATGTTCCAACGGCTTGGCTTTCTGTAATTGCATTTTTAATGGCAATGATTTATGGAATTAAATATCTGAGAAATCAAAATTTGGATGATGACGCAAAATCAAACGCCGCATTGCAATTGGGAATGATTTTCACAATTCTTGCAACTGTAACCGGATCAATTTGGGCAAAATTTACGTGGGGAGCTTTTTGGCATTGGGATCCGCGTGAGACAAGTATTTTTATTTTACTCTTAATTTATGGTTCATTATTTGCATTAAGATCGGCTGTAGAAAATGAAGATAAACGTGCAAAACTTTCTGCGGTTTATTCAATAATTGCGTTTTTAACTGTGCCGTTTTTTATTTTCATTATGCCAAGAATTATGTCCGGTTTGCATCCCGGTTCCGCAAATGATGATAACGCAGGTCCCGTTGTAGATTTTAAAATGAACGGAACAATGCAGATTATTTTCTATACTTCACTAATAGCGTTTACAATGTTTTACTATTGGATGTGGAAAATCGGTTACAAATCAATTATTATAAAAGATAGATTATTGAAGAAAATTATTTAA
- a CDS encoding CcmD family protein, translating into MLSFLENNSIYIVLFIVLTIWVGIFTYMNSLDKRLKEIEIDLKESRNEK; encoded by the coding sequence TTGTTAAGCTTTTTGGAAAACAATTCTATTTATATAGTTTTATTTATTGTTCTAACAATTTGGGTTGGAATTTTCACTTATATGAATTCATTAGATAAAAGATTAAAAGAAATTGAAATTGACTTAAAGGAATCAAGAAATGAAAAATAA
- a CDS encoding cytochrome c maturation protein CcmE, with protein sequence MKNKYMFGGIIIVVFLGIMSYLFTETNISYEENFSEIINSTKTMKATGSWVKEKNYLMDKEKKEFSFYMKDYLGNEMKVIYNGTIPNNFESATSVVVTGKYKNGYFHADDILTKCPSKYEEQFDQSEKS encoded by the coding sequence ATGAAAAATAAATATATGTTTGGCGGAATTATCATTGTTGTATTTTTAGGAATTATGTCGTATCTGTTTACGGAAACTAATATTTCTTACGAAGAAAATTTTAGTGAAATTATAAATTCCACAAAAACCATGAAAGCAACCGGAAGCTGGGTAAAAGAAAAAAATTACTTAATGGATAAAGAAAAAAAGGAATTTTCATTTTATATGAAAGATTATCTTGGCAATGAAATGAAAGTAATTTATAACGGAACAATTCCAAATAATTTTGAATCTGCAACTTCTGTAGTTGTAACCGGAAAATATAAAAACGGTTATTTTCATGCAGATGATATTCTAACAAAATGTCCATCCAAATACGAAGAACAGTTTGATCAATCCGAAAAATCTTAA